catctcttccttcttctggGTTTTCCTTAACCCTAAATCCATGCAAGTAAATCATCTGGCCAGAGGTTCCGACAAGGAGTGACGGGTGGGTGAGCAGGAGGGATCAATCACCTCATAATTCCTATCAGCCATTCCACATCACTTTTAAAGTATGAACAAACACCATGgtaaaatgttacataaatgcaCCTTCAAAGCAAGTGTCCTAGCACTGCACTCCAACGTCCCCTCCAAAACCCCCCTCCCAGAGTACTTCCTGAGCGGTCACTGATCACTGCCACCATCACTcactcattccacaaatatttccgGCACACCTACGACTATTTTAGATGCTACAAAGgtacagtgaggggcttccctggtggcgcagtggttgagagtccgcctgccgatgcaggggacacgggttcgtgccccggtccgggaggatcccacgtgccgcggagcggctgggcccgtgagccatggccgctgagcctgtgcgtccggagcctgtgctccgcaatgggagaagccacaacagtgagaggcccgcgtacagcaaaaaaaaaaaaaaaggtacagtgATCCAAGCAGAGTCACTGCTTTCTTAGAAAGCACGTTCTAGTTAGGGAGGCCCTAGGGCTCTAGGGATTGGATTACGGTGTGCTTGCTGGGACGGAGAAGACCACACAAGGAAGAGTCCGCTCCACTCCTAGACTCTTCTCCACACGACCCAGTGTGGTCACCAGCAGTTCCTGGGGCTTCACGCTTCTCCCGGCAGAAAAGAGGAAACCCCTCTCTTCCCAGGCAGCTCGGCCCCTCGTCCCATAACTTAGTCTTGCTGTCCCTGAGGGGCCCGACTCTCTTAGAGGGGGATTTATCAAGAGAGGAAGTGGAGGGTCAGCCATAAACACTGCCCGCCCTGAAGAAAAGTCGGGACATGACCAGAAGACGCTGTGAGGGCGGGGATGGGGAGGCCACCTGCGCAAACCCACCCCAGAGCTGAAGGCGGGACGGCTGGCAAGAGTGTAGCCGACGTCCTGAGACAAGAAAACaccaaaaagcaaaaatcctGACATATTCAAGAAACCAAAGGATGGCCAATGTGGGTCAAATGTAGAGCGCTTCATACTCTGTTAAATTCACATATGTTGGTCTGAGCTAATCCTCTGTAATGTTAAATGTATTTCTCAGAGTTCCAGCAACAGTTTCAAGTTTCGTATTATGCTAAAGAGATCtatcataaaatgtttaaaacagattTTCCTGCTACTTTCAGCTTTAGTTCAAAAACAAGTGAAGCACTTTCAGGAGGTGTCTTAACTCTTTCAAACCCGCTGTACACCATCCAGGTATGTTATGGGCACAAGATACATTTCATAGTATGAGTATCTCTCATAGGAACTGACAGACTTTGGGCAAAGGACTTCATTAGCATCTCAAAGCGTGACAGACCTCAGCACAGTGGCCTGATGCTATCTGCCTCCcaagaaatgagaaacaaatgaGACAAGCTACAGGGAAACAGTCAGAAGACTGTAAAAGAGTCTCACATAAAAGAGATACAATTAGTAAACAGGAACACAGAACAAATATCCAAACTTGCAACTTAcccagaaaatacaaattaaaacaataaggcAACGTTTTCTACATACTGAATGAGCAGCACTGCTGCCAGAGGTATAATTAGAACAATCCTTTCAGAAGGCAATTTCCAATATGTCTCAACAGCAATAAAAGTGTTCAGAATGGCTGACCCAGTAATCCCTCTCCTGACAAAATCTCTCTCCTGCTCGAAAAGCCAAAGCGCTGAAGAGGCTCACCATAGCCTTCCCAGTAACagtgaaaataaaccaaaaaaagaaagagtatttATTATTAATGCATTCAACAGGATGTGAGTACTGAAGTGTGCCACTAACCAGCCACAGTGGCTTTAACTAGCCACTAATAGGGTTTCTTTTCAAAGTGATGCATGTTTTAAATTGACTGTGGTTAACAggtgcacatatctgtgaatacactaaaaaactGAAGGGCACATTTTAAACTGTGGTCTGCGAACTAAATCTCaataaagttacttttaaaaaaggaaaagcatttaTTATTAATGCGTTCAGCCCTGTGTGGATGCCAGCACAAGCCACTAGGTGACAGGGACAAGAAAAACAGCAAGTCAGACAGACACCTTCAGAGAGCTTGCAGCCTGAGTGCGGAGCCTGTCAATTAATTGAGCGATCGAAATATAGTGGGTGAAAGTGCTCGATGGGTAAGCACATACTCCAGTGGAAATGTTCCAAAGGAACACAAGGTAGTCTTGAGGGACCAAGAAAGGCTTTGTAGAAAACAACAGAAGTGGTTATCTAcactgagatctgaaggatgaacAAATGTTAgccaaaagaaggaaggaaagtggaaaggaagaagggatgagggagaggaagagaatgagaaatcCAGGTGGACAcgccacactttctttatccatccatcagtgAATGGACATTGATGGATGCCgctttcactttttggctattatgcgTGATGCCACTAGGAACACTCATGTGCAAGTTTTTATGTGGGTGTATGTCTTCAAacctcttgagtatatacctaggagtggaactgcagGATCGTATTGCACTACTGTTGATCATCCACTTTCCTTCCCAAAATCCCAGACAACAGAATCACACAAATCACTGTATCTAACATTCCCCACATAAACCAAACCCTCTTAATTCCACCAGAACTGGAGAAAGTCCTCCTACCTGAAGCTATTCCTTCTGCTCAGTCTTGTCTGGCAAACACCAATTTGTTCTTCAAGGTCAAGGTCACCTCCTTCATGGAACATTACCCAAACCATTCTTCCACCTCTGAAAAGAACTGTCAATTCCCCCATGATGCTCCCATATCCATCATTTACTATGGACTCCTCTATAGGCTTAACCGTGGCATCCTCCCCACACCCTATTCTTTTCATGTAAACAGTTGGTCCCAGCAGCCCCGCGAGTACGTGCCTCAGGATGGCCTGTACTCTGGATCCACTGGCAAAGAAGATGTTTAAAGGAGTTTTACTAGCTGAACTTGTGGGCATTTTTGGagcatattttttgtttaaaaagatgaACACAAGCCAAGGTTTCAGGCAAACAATGAGCAAGAAATTCCCCTTCATCTTGGAAGTTCATTACAAATCCACCGAACACTCTGGAATGTACAGAATCAGAGAGCAAGATCCAGAAAAGTGGCTGAACGGCAAAAATTAGGAATTTGCCCATTGATCAAGGTTTGCCCTATTTCATAGTATCAGGCAAGACTAAAATTCCAAAGTTGACATGGATGGATTTTAGAATATGTAAGGTTAAATGTAAATTCTCATTAAGTCAGAGGTTTTATTCTTTGGACTAACTGTGAAGAAATTGAAGGAAGGTTTGTTTATTATGTTATAAATGCAGTTTTGTTTATTACTCAAAATAAAGTagttctcctttaaaaaaaaatctcccctaTAATTCTGAATTGATAAATCTTTCAAAGTAGATAAAATAGTAAAAcacctatttttaatatttattacatttcttttccattatagtttattacaagatattgagtatatagTGCCCTGCGCTATACAGTGGGACATTGTTGTCTATCTAATTtattcccctctcctttcccttttggtaaccgtaggttagttttctattgtctatgagtctgtttctgttttgtaaataagttcattaatatttattacatttttaactcACACATTTAAAATCCCATTATCTAAAAACATATTAACTAGAAATACTGCTTTTATCCATTGTCACTTTACCTGAAACAATATTTAAATCCTACATCAATGTCTCTGATACTACTAGAGCCACTTTGGAATAAAATTCgtcataaaaaaaaacaaaaaacaattggCCCCAGAACCCATCTTGTGAGTTCCCGCGCACTGGCACACACCGGGCGGGGGGGACCTATGAGGAGGGGCAGGCAAGAACCCCCAGACTGTGCTGCCTCGCTCTGCAAACACCCAGACGGGTTCCCGTCCAAGGAGAAGGTTACTCCTCTCTTCCGTATTTCATTTCAATGCGGTGATATTTAGAAATGTTAGTTATCAACTCTGTGAATGGTACCATGAGCTCCCCAGGAGAAAGGTCACCCAATCAATTAAAATactatcattaaaataataacaagctGCCACACAATCTGTAATATCCTAGttgtacaaatgagaaaatgaaggccCAGGAAGAACTTAATTACTGATCTGAGGTTATGGTAATTAGAGGTTGGGGTGAGTGGAGGGAACCCTTGGTCCTCCTGACTTCAGTCCTCTTCTCAGAAGACTCCAATTAACCAAATACCATTACACACAGGCCCTTATGAGGCAGCGGTTTGTTCAACAGGGTCAAATATCCCAAGTTTCTCTCCTTCTAGACCCAGCGTCTTCGGATCACTAATTAATATGACCTTAAATAACCACCAAGTTCCTTCTCTCCTGGGGCTTCTGCAGGGAAGACAGGCCGACTAAACAGGCACCAGCTCTGTCGGTGCAACGTTAGAAGTGCGTGAGGGGAGAGACCGAACAGCAGGAGGACGACGGGTCCCCTGGGACTTGTGACAGGCAGCCTAGAGGAAGTGCAGACCCAGGGGAGATGGCTGACAAGGTGCAGGCAAGGGGTGAGGGCAAAGGCCCGCTGCGGGAAGAAGATGTGTATTTGCGAGAAAAAAGTCCAGGACGAGGCAGGTGAGGCAGGGGGAAGTGGAAGCAGCTCAGGGAAGGGATGTGCTCCCCTCCCTGGGAGCAGCTGCGTCAGCCCCTGGGTGTGTGATTACAGAGACCCAGCTCCTCTCCACACAGCGCGGCCATCCCAGTGCCAGAGGCCCCGCTGAGGCCTCACCCCCAAGGCTCTGGGCGGTGTCCTCTCCAGACAGTGCCCTCCACAGGGAGACAGGGACCTCGCCACGAGAACCTGTACGACCTTTCGGTGAGGGGGCAGAAGGCCGGCCTGCGGGATGATGCAGGACGGCTCCAGGGTCACCCCAGCCCGGAGCTCCCGGGGGCTGCCCAGGCCCCTGCAGATTCTGCCCCGAGGCCCAGCTTCCCTCTGCCCAACCAGacctgcctccttctcttcccctcagtGGGTGTCGATCCCAAGAGCACTTCTAATAAACGCCCCGCACTTGCATCACATCCAAGAGTGCTTCCCAGGGGACCCACAGCACATGCTAACCCGGGGGGAGGGACAGGCAGACAGGGCGCTGGGACACAGGCAGCAGAGGGCTGATTTCCAAGGGCCTGTGCGGCACCCAGGCAGCAGGAGAACACCTGGGGCtcagggtgggggctgggctggagatAAACGGATTGTGACTGAAACCCAAAAAACACGTGACACCCAGGAACTGTGTGAGAAGAGAAGGTGACGGAggcaaggacctagaagaaagtTGCCCTGATGTGTGGGCAAAGACATGCACGATCCCTCAGAAAGTCAAGACAGATGCTGCCCGCGAGGGGAGCAGTGACCAAAAGGGGCACAGAGGTGTTTGGGGTTCTGGTCTTGTGTCCGATCTGGGTGCTGGGTACCACGTGGTCACTTCGTGAAAACTCACTGAGCAGTGTGCTTGTGAACCGTGCACTTCTGCATGTAAGTGTTACACTTTGACACTTACATTTTATAAAACGTAGGCAAAGGCAAGGGGAGCCCATGCCGGAGGCTGAGAGCAGCGAGAAGGGCCAGTAGTGTGTGTTGAGAGGGGCCCAGGGAGGTGAGGGCACGGAGGACATCACCCACCCGATCCTGGGCCGGTGTTGACGGGGGCCAGCACCAGGAGTGCACTCATTCATCTTTCCTGGGAGAAAACTGGAGTTTGAATCCACTCACCTTGATCTGACAAGAAATCCAGCATGGTCTGTAGCAGGAAGGACAAGTGCCTGACAGAGAGAGCAGGGTTCCCCATCCTCCGGGACGCGTAGACCAGCTCGTGAAGCAGACGCATCTGGACGGCAGCCCAGCCTCGGTGCGTGCCTGCGACAGAAGACACAGAGCATCAGAGCAGGGCTTCAGGGGCGCACTGGCAACAGGGCCGACACGTGAGCCCGCTGGAGCCATGTCTAATGTGTAAAACTCGTGATTTCAAGATAACGCCTCAACCACCACGCTCAAAGCGCAACCAAAGCATTTCCCCTGTGTTTATCCTGGAGAAGCACACTCACATGATGCGCCTGTTCAcatggttttttgggtttttaaaaaatgctttatcttatatggggttggccaaaaagttcgttcgggtttttccacaAGATGTtagagaaaaacccaaacgaactttttggccaacccaatattctctctcttctgcaaagacacaatttttaaaataacccacTTTGAAATACTTATAATAAGGTTATGACAAAATATTATGTTTTCAGTGGCATGTATTTGAATTACagcatacttctttttttttcaagaaaatactATTTGATGAGCCTTCATTATCAACAACCAAggccataaaattaaaaagcacagcATTTCTCTGAAGTATAAGAACAGAAAAGCAGAAAGCTAAGGTAGAAAAAAGGTTACCAACAAAACTGTGGCTGCTCCCTCCAAAACAACTCAGCGTGTCTGAAATTAGAGGTGGAGGAAATCGGTTGCACAGCCAtcgaaaagtatttttttaagatcACAGGATTTTAGAGTTGTTTGTTCCAAGTCCCTTTTGGCAACAGTtactgcttttaaatattttccacctTAAAATTCTTCATGAAGATGTGGAAACAGGGCTCAAAAACAGTTACCACCCAGTGCTGTGTGCCCAGGGGCCCCGGGGGGTTGGTTGAAAGGTTGGGGGAAAGGATTTAAGACTCTGACCAAAGCATTCCTCCTCTCATAGGTCTACTGATGAGACCTCTCCCACTGCCTACCCTACAAGGCTGGCAAGTCCCTTTTGTGAATTTCCACTGAATCCTGCACAAATCTTGTCCCATAGGCGTTATCTGGCACATACAGTGAGGCACCTGTAAGCTTGTGTCTTTGTTTCTTCCATCAGTCCTTAATTTCCTTGGGAGCCAGGATGGTATCTTATTCACCAAATGTCCTTACTGCCTAGTAAGATGCCTAATACAGAGCTGGTCCTTAACAGGCTCGTGGGTCAAGTTGAAAGCATGATGAAAGAAAAAGCCCCTATTTTTCAGACATGCCTACTTAAGCATATAGGGTAAAATGACATGATTTCTGGGATTTGctgtaaaatatttcaacaaagaacaaataaaagaaaaagaaaggtctgaATAAAGCC
The sequence above is drawn from the Tursiops truncatus isolate mTurTru1 chromosome 17, mTurTru1.mat.Y, whole genome shotgun sequence genome and encodes:
- the LOC109549442 gene encoding protein CEBPZOS-like; amino-acid sequence: MACTLDPLAKKMFKGVLLAELVGIFGAYFLFKKMNTSQGFRQTMSKKFPFILEVHYKSTEHSGMYRIREQDPEKWLNGKN